A stretch of the Streptomyces sp. NBC_01428 genome encodes the following:
- a CDS encoding GNAT family N-acetyltransferase: MTHVIRSIWPDEWRQVKELRLDALRDPVAHLAFLETYEDASAKADGFWKERAAGAAVGVEQRQQLVAVGEDGAWGGSVTVLVEEAGSVDPFGQVTEQSQGHLVGVFVRPEHRGSAAGVTQALFDAALVWSWGIGLERVRLFVHEKNSRAEAFYRKAGFRPTGNTVPMPGDTGELELEFVITRSE, encoded by the coding sequence ATGACCCACGTGATCCGTTCCATATGGCCCGACGAGTGGCGCCAGGTGAAGGAGCTCAGGCTCGACGCACTCCGGGACCCCGTCGCTCATCTCGCGTTCCTGGAGACCTACGAGGACGCGTCCGCCAAGGCCGACGGCTTCTGGAAGGAGCGGGCGGCCGGCGCTGCCGTGGGCGTCGAGCAGCGGCAGCAGCTCGTCGCGGTCGGCGAGGACGGAGCGTGGGGCGGGTCCGTGACCGTTCTGGTCGAGGAGGCCGGGTCGGTCGACCCGTTCGGGCAGGTCACCGAGCAGAGCCAGGGACATCTGGTGGGGGTCTTCGTACGGCCCGAGCACCGGGGGAGCGCGGCCGGGGTGACCCAGGCACTCTTCGACGCCGCTCTCGTGTGGTCCTGGGGGATCGGACTGGAGCGCGTACGGCTCTTCGTCCACGAGAAGAACAGCCGGGCGGAGGCGTTCTACCGGAAGGCCGGTTTCCGTCCCACCGGGAACACCGTGCCGATGCCCGGGGACACCGGGGAGCTGGAGCTGGAGTTCGTGATCACCCGGAGCGAGTGA
- a CDS encoding CDP-alcohol phosphatidyltransferase family protein has translation MAKVQLEELRTVIHPEGKLDSRAEHWAGRLYMRSLSLRVTLRLVDARISPNQITVIMVAAGVLSGVALILPGLGGAVLSVLFMQLYLLLDCVDGEVARWRRQFSPLGVYLDRLGAYLADAAVMVGMGIRAAQLGLDPYLVAGLAAAVGVLLLKSSSDLVHVARSDSGMQKATDQSVVPRSSGLANVRRLASAVGLHRLVNGIECTLLLLVTAVVDLALGDLTATRVATIAVTAIVWLLVPAHIVSIVASSRLK, from the coding sequence ATGGCCAAGGTCCAACTCGAGGAACTCCGCACCGTCATTCATCCCGAGGGCAAGCTGGACAGCAGGGCCGAACACTGGGCCGGCCGCCTCTACATGAGGTCCCTGTCCCTCCGGGTGACCCTCCGGCTCGTCGACGCCCGTATCTCGCCGAACCAGATCACCGTGATCATGGTGGCCGCGGGTGTCCTGTCCGGAGTCGCCCTGATCCTGCCGGGCCTCGGCGGCGCGGTCCTCTCCGTCCTGTTCATGCAGCTGTACCTGCTGCTCGACTGCGTGGACGGTGAAGTGGCGCGCTGGCGGCGCCAGTTCAGCCCGCTCGGCGTCTACCTGGACCGGCTCGGCGCCTACCTCGCCGACGCGGCCGTCATGGTCGGCATGGGCATCCGGGCCGCCCAGCTCGGTCTGGACCCCTACCTGGTCGCGGGGCTCGCGGCGGCCGTCGGCGTCCTGCTGCTGAAGTCGTCCTCGGACCTCGTGCACGTGGCACGCTCCGACAGTGGCATGCAGAAGGCCACCGATCAGTCCGTCGTCCCGCGCTCCAGCGGTCTCGCCAACGTCCGCAGGCTCGCCTCGGCCGTCGGCCTCCACCGCCTGGTCAACGGCATCGAGTGCACTCTTCTGCTGCTCGTCACCGCGGTCGTCGACCTGGCCCTCGGCGACCTGACCGCCACCCGCGTCGCCACGATCGCCGTGACGGCGATCGTCTGGCTCCTGGTGCCGGCCCACATCGTCTCGATCGTCGCGTCGTCCCGCCTGAAGTAG